The Humidesulfovibrio mexicanus DNA window TGCGCGCCGCGAGCATCGCCCTGGTGACCCTGGCCTACGCCCTGTGGGGCTAGGGCGCGGCCGGAGCCGACGGCGGTTCACGCGGGGAGCGCCCCGTGCTCCCAGAGTATCCGCAGGCCGATGAGGATGAGCACCGCGCCGCCCAGGACTTCCGCGTACGTGCCGAGGCGCTTGGCCTTTACGGCCGTCTTGCCCAAGTGCAGGCCGCCCGCGGTGAAGAGCATGGCGGTGAGGCCGATGACCAGGGCGGGCGTCCACACGGACACGCCGAGCACGGACAGGCTGAGGCCCACGGCCAGGGCGTCCACGCTGGTGGCGATGGACAACATGACCAGGGTCGCGCCGCGCGTGGGGTCTCCGCGCGCCGCGTCCTCCTCCCCGAAGGCCTCGCGGATCATCTTGGCCCCGATGTAGCCCAGCAGCGCGAAGGCGATCCAGTGGTCGTAGGCCTCTATGTGGTGGCGCACCGCGCCGCCCAGCAGCCAGCCCGCCACGGGCATGAGGGCCTGGAACAGCCCGAAATGCCAGGCCAGGCGGAAGGTTTGCCGGGCCGTGACCTGGCGCGTGGCCGCACCCGTGGCTATGGCCACGGCGAAGGCGTCCATGGCCAAGGCCACGGCCAGGGTGAGCAGTTCGGTGTTGTCCATCGTGTTCCCTTTCTCTGGCGTTTTGGCGTGGCGCCGCGCACCGCGCATGGCGCGGCCCAGCTTCCCATGGCCGTGAAAAAACTTCGCATTCGAGCGTCCCCAGATTCTAGCGTCTCCTGGTTGGCGGGGATACCCGAAACCGGACGATTGATGCCCCAAAGTCGGAACCGCGGCCGCGCAGCCGGAATTCGCGCCGTGCCAGGCCACGCAGGCTGCTTGCGTCCGGCCCGGGATGCCTGCGCGGGGAAAGGGGGCAATCCTTGCGCCCGTGTGCGCAATCTTTGCCCTGGCGCAGTGACGGCCGCGCAGTGCGTTGTTGAAGAGGCGAATGATAACAGGATGTTCGTGTTGGCACGGCCTGTGCTTTTAGGGAGACTGAGAGGCTCAGCCGCAGTCCTGCGATCCGCCGACCACGGGCTTGACAATGGCGGACGCAACAGGGACAAGCATAGGCAAGCTGACAAGGAGCGCGCCCATGGTCCT harbors:
- a CDS encoding manganese efflux pump MntP — encoded protein: MDNTELLTLAVALAMDAFAVAIATGAATRQVTARQTFRLAWHFGLFQALMPVAGWLLGGAVRHHIEAYDHWIAFALLGYIGAKMIREAFGEEDAARGDPTRGATLVMLSIATSVDALAVGLSLSVLGVSVWTPALVIGLTAMLFTAGGLHLGKTAVKAKRLGTYAEVLGGAVLILIGLRILWEHGALPA